In one Rhodoflexus caldus genomic region, the following are encoded:
- the pyrF gene encoding orotidine-5'-phosphate decarboxylase, which translates to MNRQALKEQIFSKGSYLCVGLDTDIRKLPASVRGEKDPVFAFNRRIIDATADYCVAYKPNLAFYESLGAAGWESLARTVEYIPKNIFTIADAKRGDIGNTSAMYARTFFEQYAFDSVTVAPYMGSDSVQPFLGYEGKWVILLALTSNDGSRDFQQLSVSPEGHPLYRVVMERAMQWATPEQLMFVVGATQAEYLAEIRSFAPEHFLLVPGYGAQGGDLQAVSRAGLTKDGGLLVNSSRAIIYASDGSDFDKEAGKKAKEIAAEMQRYLELYGQ; encoded by the coding sequence GTGAATCGCCAAGCGCTCAAAGAACAGATTTTCAGTAAAGGCAGCTACCTCTGTGTAGGGCTTGATACAGACATCAGAAAACTGCCCGCATCGGTGCGAGGTGAAAAAGACCCTGTATTTGCCTTTAACCGACGCATTATTGATGCTACGGCCGACTATTGCGTGGCTTATAAGCCCAATTTAGCATTTTATGAAAGCCTCGGCGCGGCAGGGTGGGAGAGCCTTGCCCGCACGGTGGAGTACATACCGAAAAATATTTTTACCATTGCCGATGCCAAACGCGGCGATATCGGCAATACATCGGCCATGTATGCCCGCACTTTTTTTGAACAATATGCATTTGATTCGGTAACCGTAGCCCCCTACATGGGCAGCGACTCAGTGCAGCCATTTTTGGGCTATGAAGGCAAATGGGTGATTTTGCTGGCGCTGACTTCCAACGACGGCAGCCGCGATTTTCAGCAACTCAGCGTTTCACCCGAGGGGCATCCGCTGTATCGCGTGGTGATGGAGCGTGCCATGCAGTGGGCTACTCCCGAGCAACTGATGTTTGTTGTGGGCGCAACGCAGGCCGAATATTTGGCAGAAATACGCAGTTTTGCACCCGAGCATTTTCTGCTTGTGCCCGGCTACGGTGCGCAGGGAGGAGATTTGCAGGCGGTCTCCCGCGCAGGGCTGACAAAAGACGGCGGCTTGCTTGTCAATTCCTCACGTGCCATTATTTATGCCTCCGACGGCAGCGATTTTGACAAAGAAGCCGGCAAAAAAGCAAAGGAAATAGCCGCTGAAATGCAGCGCTATCTAGAATTGTATGGCCAATAG
- a CDS encoding M28 family peptidase, which produces MNFIPLVKGIRLQNLLIGSILLFMTFACKETPTESNTAEEPRITLQPIPEFNPDTAYRFIEQQVALGPRVPNTEPHRKAAEMFLATFRRYGWEVQSQDFEAIAYNGTILKSRNIIASYNPEAKRRILLGAHWDTRPYADMDEDKSRRREPINGANDGGSGVGVLLEIARVIAQDSLKIKNIGIDIILFDSEDYGQPEDEQQVAFKKDSWCLGSQYWAKNKHKEGYSAYYGILLDMVGAANARFLLEGHSMEYAPTVVKKVWDTARQLGFGKHFVYESTASLIDDHLYINQLAGIPMIDIIQYENGAFGSFWHTHNDNMDIISKETLYAVGKTILQVLYNEDYEAAAAQQ; this is translated from the coding sequence ATGAATTTTATCCCGCTTGTTAAAGGTATTCGCTTACAAAACTTGCTCATTGGCAGCATCTTACTTTTTATGACCTTTGCCTGTAAAGAAACACCGACAGAAAGCAACACGGCCGAAGAGCCGCGCATTACTTTACAGCCCATCCCTGAATTTAATCCCGATACAGCCTATCGCTTCATAGAACAACAGGTAGCGCTTGGGCCTCGTGTTCCGAACACCGAGCCGCACAGAAAAGCTGCGGAGATGTTTTTGGCCACATTCCGACGTTATGGTTGGGAGGTGCAATCGCAAGACTTTGAGGCAATTGCCTACAACGGAACTATCCTCAAATCGCGTAATATCATTGCCTCTTACAACCCCGAAGCAAAGCGCAGAATCCTTTTGGGTGCGCATTGGGACACGCGCCCCTATGCAGATATGGATGAAGACAAAAGCCGCCGCCGTGAACCCATCAACGGAGCCAATGACGGCGGAAGCGGCGTAGGCGTATTGTTGGAAATTGCACGCGTAATAGCTCAGGACAGCTTGAAAATCAAGAATATAGGTATTGACATCATTCTTTTTGACAGCGAGGACTACGGACAGCCCGAAGATGAGCAACAAGTTGCTTTCAAAAAAGACAGTTGGTGCCTTGGCTCACAGTATTGGGCAAAAAACAAGCATAAAGAAGGCTATTCGGCCTACTACGGCATTTTGTTAGATATGGTGGGCGCTGCCAACGCCCGTTTTCTGCTGGAAGGCCACTCGATGGAGTACGCGCCTACGGTAGTGAAAAAAGTATGGGATACTGCCCGACAACTTGGTTTCGGGAAGCACTTTGTTTATGAATCTACTGCTTCGCTGATTGATGACCACCTGTATATCAATCAGTTGGCGGGTATTCCGATGATTGATATCATCCAATACGAAAACGGTGCATTTGGCAGTTTCTGGCATACGCACAATGACAACATGGACATCATCAGCAAAGAAACGCTGTATGCCGTCGGGAAAACGATTTTGCAGGTGCTGTACAACGAAGATTACGAAGCAGCTGCTGCACAGCAGTAG